In one Culex quinquefasciatus strain JHB chromosome 2, VPISU_Cqui_1.0_pri_paternal, whole genome shotgun sequence genomic region, the following are encoded:
- the LOC6042358 gene encoding maltase A3 codes for MVRSPVVVALLSSLVVSLDAQLTSRDWWEKAGFYQIYPRSFMDSDGDGVGDLNGITSKLPYLKEIGVRGFWMSPINKSPMVDFGYDISDYRDIHEQFGTMTDFENLVKEAKRLGLKVIMDFVPNHTSNKHQWFINSEAKVAGYEDYYVWDDGLPNPDGGRNLPPTNWIQAFRGSAWEWSNLREQYYLHQFTVEQPDLNYRNSKVVQEMKDVITFWLDKGVDGFRIDAVPFLFEVEKNSEGRYLDELPSGTTDDEEDFDYLSHVYTQNLPETVDMVYQWRELVDAYQETHGGETRVLMTEGYAPLEVLHEYYVSSTSGRLGSHMPFNFGLITDITKASKAQDFVTSIQSWMAIIPEGHAANWVMGNHDRPRVGTRFGKDRIDMMNMIIHSLPGATVTYQGEEIGMTDVFISWSDTVDPAACNAGEALYAEKSRDPVRTPFQWDDSAFAGFTTGTGTWLPVASDYQSVNVKVEEGLVRSHLKVYKAMMRLRESKTFQHGSMKARVVNDNVLAIVRELDGYNTYITLANLGSSNQVIDGIGLASRLPSKLRFEVMGTDSHHVKGGAVATDDIFLLPNEAFVLVARIAPVERVHESICEAWLE; via the exons ATGGTCCGGTCACCCGTCGTAGTAGCGCTCCTTTCAAGTTTAGTGGTTTCGCTGGATGCCCAGCTAACCTCCCGAGACTGGTGGGAGAAGGCCGGATTCTACCAGATTTATCCACGTTCCTTCATGGACAGCGATGGCGACGGGGTGGGCGACTTGAACGGGATCACGTCCAAGTTGCCTTACCTGAAGGAGATTGGCGTACGTGGATTTTGGATGTCGCCGATCAACAAGAGTCCGATGGTGGATTTTGGCTATGATATATCGGACTATCGGGATATTCACGAGCAGTTTGGCACGATGACGGACTTTGAAAATCTGGTGAAGGAAGCGAAGCGGTTGGGTTTGAAGGTGATCATGGACTTTGTACCGAATCATACGAGCAATAAGCACCAGTGGTTTATCAATTCGGAAGCTAAGGTGGCCGGGTACGAAGATTACTACGTGTGGGACGACGGACTTCCGAATCCGGATGGGGGAAGGAATCTACCACCGACGAATTGGATTCAGGCATTCCGTGGGTCGGCCTGGGAGTGGAGCAACCTTCGTGAACAGTATTATCTGCATCAGTTTACGGTTGAACAGCCGGATTTGAACTACCGCAATTCGAAGGTTGTGCAAGAGATGAAAGATGTGATAACCTTTTGGTTGGACAAAGGCGTCGATGGGTTCCGAATTGACGCAGTACCGTTTCTTTTTGAGGTCGAGAAGAATTCCGAAGGTCGGTACCTGGATGAACTCCCAAGTGGAACAACCGATGATGAGGAAGACTTTGATTACCTCAGTCATGTCTACACGCAAAATCTTCCTGAAACTGTTGACATGGTGTATCAGTGGCGAGAACTGGTCGATGCGTACCAGGAGACTCATGGTGGTGAAACGAGAGTGCTCATGACGGAAGGTTACGCTCCACTCGAAGTTCTTCACGAGTATTACGTCAGTTCTACATCGGGTCGATTGGGATCCCACATGCCGTTCAATTTTGGCCTGATTACGGACATTACCAAAGCTTCGAAAGCGCAGGACTTTGTCACCTCTATTCAGTCCTGGATGGCGATCATCCCAGAGGGTCATGCAGCAAATTGGGTG ATGGGCAACCACGATCGCCCACGGGTCGGAACTCGCTTCGGCAAGGATCGCATCGACATGATGAACATGATCATCCACAGCTTGCCGGGAGCTACCGTGACCTACCAGGGGGAGGAAATCGGCATGACGGACGTGTTTATTTCGTGGTCGGATACCGTCGATCCTGCGGCTTGCAACGCCGGTGAAGCTCTGTACGCGGAAAAGTCACGCGATCCGGTCCGGACGCCGTTCCAGTGGGACGATTCGGCGTTTGCCGGGTTCACCACCGGAACTGGCACGTGGCTACCGGTGGCCTCCGACTACCAGAGTGTCAACGTAAAGGTGGAGGAAGGACTCGTGCGAAGTCATCTCAAGGTGTACAAAGCGATGATGCGGCTAAGGGAGAGCAAAACCTTCCAGCACGGATCGATGAAGGCACGGGTGGTCAACGATAACGTGCTGGCGATCGTCAGGGAGTTGGACGGGTACAATACTTACATTACGTTGGCGAATTTGGGCAGTTCGAACCAGGTCATTGACGGGATTGGGCTCGCTAGTCGATTGCCGTCGAAGTTGCGGTTCGAAGTTATGGGAACTGATTCGCATCATGTAAAGGG GGGAGCAGTTGCAACGGACGATATTTTCTTACTTCCCAACGAAGCCTTTGTCCTGGTGGCACGGATCGCGCCGGTAGAACGAGTTCACGAATCAATCTGCGAAGCATGGCTTGAGTag